One genomic region from Candidatus Nitrospira nitrificans encodes:
- a CDS encoding YicC/YloC family endoribonuclease gives MIKSMTGFGRRQGLWADGTVSIEVRSVNHRFLETSIRLPKSMSGLEESFKKTIQQHCVRGRVDLTVLLQGSRGNTRAVQLDVGLAKQYHQALRTLQRTLKLKGSIDIGLMAGFRDIVALSEQAADDPKLTKMVEKLGSLAVSDMVKMREKEGVLLAQDILARLDLVRQCRSAISSRAPFIAQETFDRMKQRVEKLLTDAIPDLPRLNQELALYADRCDITEELVRLDTHMIQFERALQGTESVGKTLDFLLQELGREVNTVGSKANDAGIRADVVRMKAELERIREQIQNVE, from the coding sequence ATGATTAAGAGCATGACCGGATTTGGTCGGCGACAGGGACTATGGGCCGATGGGACCGTCAGCATTGAAGTGAGATCGGTGAACCATCGGTTCCTTGAAACCTCCATTCGCCTGCCGAAGTCGATGAGTGGGCTGGAGGAAAGCTTCAAGAAGACGATCCAGCAACATTGTGTCCGTGGGCGAGTCGATCTTACGGTGCTGCTTCAGGGGAGTCGGGGAAATACTCGTGCCGTGCAACTTGACGTTGGTCTAGCGAAGCAGTACCATCAGGCTCTCCGTACACTCCAACGCACACTGAAACTTAAAGGCTCCATTGACATCGGGCTGATGGCGGGTTTTCGCGATATTGTCGCGCTGTCTGAGCAGGCGGCCGACGATCCTAAGCTCACGAAAATGGTGGAGAAACTCGGGTCGCTCGCGGTGTCGGATATGGTGAAGATGCGTGAGAAGGAGGGAGTCTTGCTTGCGCAGGATATCTTGGCTCGACTCGACCTCGTGCGTCAATGCAGGAGCGCGATCTCGTCCCGCGCTCCCTTCATTGCGCAGGAAACCTTCGACCGCATGAAGCAGCGAGTGGAAAAATTGTTGACAGACGCTATCCCGGACCTCCCTCGGCTCAATCAAGAGTTGGCTCTGTATGCCGATCGGTGCGACATTACGGAAGAATTGGTCAGACTAGACACCCATATGATACAGTTTGAGCGTGCGCTTCAAGGGACCGAGTCGGTGGGGAAGACGTTGGATTTTCTTCTTCAGGAATTAGGCCGGGAAGTCAATACTGTTGGATCAAAAGCGAATGACGCGGGGATCAGGGCCGACGTGGTCCGGATGAAGGCGGAGCTTGAGCGCATACGTGAACAGATACAGAATGTCGAATGA
- the gmk gene encoding guanylate kinase, translating into MSTAITTSNLPPGVTGNRQAPERRGILYIVSAPSGAGKTTLCKQIVASVSGVWHSVSFTTRAPRPGEEHGREYFFIDENVFHDMVARNEFLEYAHVYSHWYGTPRKPLMDKMEQGIDVLLEIDVQGALQIKKKFGDAVYIFILPPSMDILRARLHGRGSDSQEEIVRRLQKVKEEVWCFREYYYIVRNDDLTQSLRELQSIFIAERLKTERMDLHWLEQSFIFEKDAKSAETEPSSTS; encoded by the coding sequence ATGAGCACCGCGATCACTACAAGTAATCTCCCTCCGGGTGTGACGGGGAATCGGCAAGCTCCTGAACGTCGAGGAATCCTGTACATCGTTTCAGCTCCCTCAGGGGCCGGGAAGACGACGTTGTGCAAACAGATCGTGGCGTCGGTTTCCGGGGTGTGGCATTCAGTCTCGTTTACGACAAGAGCACCGCGGCCAGGAGAAGAACACGGACGTGAGTACTTCTTTATCGACGAGAACGTTTTTCACGATATGGTTGCGAGAAATGAGTTCTTGGAGTACGCGCACGTGTATTCCCACTGGTACGGAACACCGCGAAAGCCCTTGATGGATAAGATGGAGCAGGGTATCGATGTCTTACTGGAAATCGATGTCCAGGGCGCGCTTCAGATTAAGAAGAAATTCGGCGATGCCGTCTATATTTTCATTCTTCCTCCATCGATGGACATTCTGCGCGCTCGACTCCACGGTCGAGGGTCCGACTCTCAGGAGGAGATTGTTCGCCGATTGCAAAAGGTGAAGGAGGAGGTCTGGTGTTTCAGGGAATATTATTACATCGTCCGCAACGATGATCTGACGCAATCTCTCCGTGAGCTGCAAAGCATTTTCATTGCGGAACGTTTGAAGACCGAACGGATGGACCTACATTGGCTTGAACAAAGCTTTATTTTTGAGAAAGACGCAAAATCCGCGGAAACGGAACCGTCATCCACTTCATAA
- a CDS encoding tetratricopeptide repeat protein, translating into MASGPKKVGNAAEIDRLALAFAKDPGSKAFIPLAEEYGKAGMWEEAVAVLEDGLKLYPGFITAMVALGRAYEQLNQPVKAKAILEEAIKVSPDNLRAHRTLAKLYAAQGATDSAIRSCSVILSINPRDQEALSLCAGFDAPAHGTEASSPGQSGEKLVKLASLDANRPRGEGMTSAIDDATPATKDEAKGLLSSVPRSEETRIPTNGSRDQAAQKSRSLVTARLEQWLNQLQIRRRDPQV; encoded by the coding sequence ATGGCGTCAGGTCCAAAGAAAGTCGGTAACGCCGCCGAAATTGATCGGTTGGCCTTGGCCTTCGCGAAAGATCCTGGATCCAAGGCGTTTATCCCGCTGGCAGAAGAATACGGCAAAGCCGGCATGTGGGAAGAGGCGGTGGCTGTTCTTGAAGATGGGTTGAAGCTCTATCCAGGATTCATCACGGCCATGGTCGCGTTGGGACGCGCCTATGAGCAGTTGAACCAACCAGTCAAGGCGAAGGCCATTCTCGAAGAAGCCATCAAGGTAAGTCCCGATAACCTTCGTGCCCATCGAACATTGGCCAAACTCTATGCGGCTCAAGGGGCCACGGACTCGGCCATCCGGTCATGCAGCGTCATATTATCCATCAATCCGCGTGACCAAGAAGCCTTGTCGCTCTGTGCCGGATTCGACGCACCGGCTCATGGAACGGAAGCATCATCACCAGGACAATCGGGTGAGAAACTGGTCAAACTCGCAAGCCTTGACGCCAATCGGCCTCGCGGCGAGGGTATGACATCCGCCATAGACGACGCGACGCCGGCAACGAAAGATGAGGCCAAGGGATTGTTGAGTAGCGTGCCCCGCTCGGAAGAAACGCGTATTCCTACAAATGGATCCAGGGACCAGGCCGCACAGAAATCCAGAAGTCTCGTGACTGCACGGCTTGAGCAGTGGCTCAACCAGCTCCAGATCCGCCGACGAGATCCCCAAGTGTAA
- a CDS encoding DNA-directed RNA polymerase subunit omega: MIDMLSLLPQYTSNEFDSRHRLVIVASQRAKHLTQGAKSTWVSRFTKETTMALDEVLRGHVKYLTGKDARDAMKEAKRGKEGETERIAMMTGEDAREIKKELSVYVDDTVQPTVAPAEE, encoded by the coding sequence ATGATCGACATGCTGAGCTTGTTGCCGCAATACACGTCCAATGAGTTCGATTCCCGCCACCGCTTGGTGATCGTCGCGTCACAGCGCGCGAAACACTTGACTCAAGGCGCGAAGTCAACGTGGGTCTCTCGCTTCACCAAAGAAACAACTATGGCGCTCGACGAGGTGCTGAGAGGTCATGTCAAGTATTTGACCGGCAAGGACGCCCGTGATGCAATGAAGGAGGCCAAGCGAGGGAAAGAGGGTGAAACCGAGCGCATCGCGATGATGACCGGAGAGGACGCCCGCGAAATCAAGAAGGAACTCAGTGTCTACGTCGATGATACGGTACAGCCGACGGTGGCTCCGGCTGAGGAGTAG
- the coaBC gene encoding bifunctional phosphopantothenoylcysteine decarboxylase/phosphopantothenate--cysteine ligase CoaBC yields the protein MEEAQVPTHPRGKRLVLGVTGSIAAYKAVGLLRSLARDGATVSVVMTQAATKFVTPLTFEVLSGRRVATDLFESHEEMVHLAVPEQAHAIIVAPATANFLAKAALGLADDLLSTMLLNARCPMIVAPAMDGDMWTHPTVVQHVQVLRARGVVVLDPDVGPLASGHVAQGRFPTESRIMNAVHAALNPRRDWQGQQVLVSAGPTQEPIDPVRFISNHSSGKMGYAIAEAARDRGAEVILVTGPSSLTPPPGVTTVSVNTASEMADALNRHFPAANVLIMAAAVVDFRPKSQATQKLKKRGKSELMLDLEATPDILAMLAAHRTSQIMVGFAAETEHVLLHAKDKLRGKGLDLIIANDVTQAGCGFGSDDNAVVILSAAGEQRVLGLMPKRRLADEILTAVHELCLISPRRESLVE from the coding sequence TTGGAGGAAGCGCAAGTGCCGACCCATCCGCGGGGTAAGAGGCTTGTCCTTGGGGTAACGGGCAGCATCGCTGCGTATAAAGCGGTTGGGTTGCTTCGATCGCTTGCGCGTGACGGGGCCACCGTGTCCGTGGTCATGACTCAAGCCGCCACGAAATTTGTGACTCCCCTTACGTTTGAAGTCCTGTCGGGAAGACGAGTGGCGACGGACCTTTTTGAATCTCATGAAGAAATGGTCCACCTCGCTGTCCCGGAACAAGCCCATGCAATCATTGTGGCGCCGGCGACGGCCAATTTCCTGGCAAAGGCGGCACTTGGTCTGGCGGATGATCTGCTGAGTACGATGCTGTTGAACGCTCGGTGTCCCATGATTGTCGCCCCGGCCATGGACGGGGACATGTGGACACATCCCACGGTCGTTCAACATGTGCAGGTGCTTCGAGCCCGCGGCGTCGTCGTGCTCGATCCCGATGTCGGTCCGCTGGCATCAGGACACGTCGCACAAGGGAGGTTTCCGACAGAGTCACGAATCATGAATGCCGTGCATGCCGCGCTGAACCCCCGGCGGGATTGGCAGGGACAGCAGGTGTTGGTTTCCGCAGGCCCGACTCAGGAACCTATTGATCCGGTTCGCTTTATTTCGAACCATTCCTCGGGGAAGATGGGATATGCCATTGCAGAGGCCGCGCGAGATCGAGGTGCGGAGGTAATCTTGGTTACAGGACCGTCCTCTCTCACGCCTCCTCCAGGGGTGACCACCGTTTCGGTCAATACGGCGAGCGAGATGGCCGATGCGTTGAATCGGCATTTCCCTGCTGCGAACGTTCTGATCATGGCTGCAGCGGTTGTGGACTTTCGTCCCAAAAGTCAGGCGACACAGAAACTCAAAAAGCGGGGGAAATCCGAGCTCATGCTCGACCTGGAAGCTACCCCGGACATTCTGGCGATGCTGGCCGCGCATCGAACATCGCAAATTATGGTTGGATTCGCTGCGGAAACCGAACACGTATTGTTGCATGCGAAAGACAAGTTGAGAGGGAAAGGGCTGGATCTCATCATTGCGAATGATGTCACGCAGGCGGGATGTGGGTTCGGCAGTGACGACAATGCGGTCGTCATTCTCTCGGCGGCGGGCGAACAGAGAGTCCTGGGTCTGATGCCCAAGCGACGACTGGCCGACGAAATTCTGACTGCGGTGCATGAGCTCTGTTTGATCTCGCCTCGTCGCGAATCCTTGGTGGAGTGA